The Nomia melanderi isolate GNS246 chromosome 7, iyNomMela1, whole genome shotgun sequence genome includes a window with the following:
- the LOC116430461 gene encoding uncharacterized protein LOC116430461 — MRILRTPLFDADLKRIWGASLRDKIAHFWRKGWNEIPEIMFTTPIALASIVAVLYLRFTTTVYDRPPKFYRKITIYRPDDPRVANIRKDNGYSIEPYAGVR; from the exons atgaggaTTCTAAGGACTCCACTATTTGATGCTGACCTCAAACGAATTTGGGGCGCGAGCTTAC GAGACAAAATAGCGCACTTCTGGCGCAAAGGATGGAATGAGATACCAGAAATAATGTTCACTACTCCCATCGCTCTAGCCAGCATTGTCGCTGTACTTTATTTAAGATTTACTACTACTGTGTATGACCGGCCACCAAAATTTTACCGTAAAATTACAA TTTACAGACCTGATGATCCCAGAGTCGCTAACATCAGGAAAGACAATGGTTACAGCATAGAACCTTATGCAGGTGTCCGTTAG